One window from the genome of Zerene cesonia ecotype Mississippi chromosome 1, Zerene_cesonia_1.1, whole genome shotgun sequence encodes:
- the LOC119839634 gene encoding adenosylhomocysteinase has translation MKPPYKIADEKLAELGRNEIMLAEKEMPGLMACRRKYAPGKILKGARIAGSLHMTVQTAVLIETLIELGAEVQWSSSNIYSTQDEAAAALVARGIPIYAWKGETEEEYIWCIEQTLIFADGKPLNMILDDGGDLTNLVHTKYPHLLEGVKGISEETTTGVHNLYKMFREGLLKVPAINVNDSVTKSKFDNLYGCRESLLDGIKRATDIMIAGKVCVVAGYGDVGKGCAQAFKGFGGRVVVTEIDPINALQAAMEGFQVTTMDEASEIGQIFVTTTGNIDIITKDHFLKMKDDVIVCNIGHFDCEIDVAWLEKNAKKVNIKQHVDRYELDNGNHIIVLASGRLVNLGCATGHSSFVMSNSFTNQVLAQIELWTKHNLYPIGVHTLPKKLDEEVAALHLDHLGVKLTKLSSKQAKYIGVPVEGPYKPDHYRY, from the exons ATGAAGCCACCATACAAAATTG CGGACGAGAAATTAGCAGAATTAGGCCGTAATGAAATTATGCTGGCCGAAAAAGAAATGCCGGGGTTAATGGCTTGCCGTCGTAAATACGCACCTGGAAAAATTTTGAAGGGTGCCAGAATAGCTGGCAGTCTTCATATGACTGTACAAACAGCAGTGCTTATAGAAACTCTCATTGAATTGGGAGCTGAA GTCCAGTGGTCTAGCAGCAACATATACAGTACACAAGATGAAGCTGCTGCTGCTTTAGTCGCGAGAGGTATTCCTATTTATGCTTGGAAAGGAGAAACAGAAGAAGAGTACATCTGGTGTATTGAGCAGACTCTCATTTTCGCAGATGGGAAG CCTTTGAATATGATTCTCGATGATGGCGGCGATCTGACAAACTTGGTACACACAAAATACCCGCACCTATTAGAAGGTGTCAAAGGCATTAGTGAAGAAACTACAACAGGGGTTCACAACTTGTACAAAATGTTCCGTGAAGGTCTATTGAAAGTCCCAGCtataaatgttaatgattCCGTTACTAAAAGTAAATTTGACAATTTATATGGATGTAGAGAGTCACTGCTTGATGGCATTAAAAGAGCCACAGACATTATGATAGCTGGAAAAGTTTGTGTTGTGGCAGGGTATGGAGATGTGGGTAAAGGATGTGCACAAGCATTCAAGGGCTTTGGAGGCAGAGTTGTTGTGACTGAAATCGACCCCATAAATGCCCTTCAAGCGGCTATGGAAGGTTTTCAAGTAACAACTATGGATGAGGCTTCAGAAATTGGTCAAATATTTGTGACCACTACAGGaaatattgacataattaCAAAGGATCATTTCTTAAAAATGAAAGATGATGTTATTGTGTGTAACATTGGCCACTTTGACTGTGAAATTGATGTGGCTTGGTTAGAGAAAAATGCTAAGAAAGTCAATATTAAACAACATGTTGATCGCTATGAGCTTGATAATGGTAATCATATAATTGTGCTAGCCTCTGGAAGACTTGTTAACTTGGGTTGTGCCACAGGCCATTCATCTTTTGTCATGTCTAATTCATTTACAAATCAAGTTTTGGCCCAAATTGAGTTATGgacaaaacacaatttataccCTATTGGTGTACACACATTACCAAAGAAGTTAGATGAGGAGGTAGCAGCCCTTCATCTTGACCATCTTGGAGTTAAACTTACAAAGTTGAGTTCTAAACAAGCCAAGTACATTGGTGTACCAGTTGAAGGTCCTTACAAACCAGACCACTAcagatattaa
- the LOC119839718 gene encoding 39S ribosomal protein L15, mitochondrial: MGSRQITEKSLAMLRSLPRVSLGNIRDNPGSKKDSKRGRGQHGGDKHGAGNKGSGQRQNYMRLGYETGNNPFYLRMPQEHYYRGHHLRRQYPPLSLLDVQKLIDRDCLDITKPIDLAMLVKSGQYNFFPDQKHFGVNLTDEGADIFAAKVNIEVQWASEQVIAAIEKNGGVITTAYYDPHSLFLLKNPKKFFESGQAIPRRMIPPPDAIEFYTSAETRGYLADPERVSQERLRLAQKYGYEVKQLENDPQYEMLVERKDPRQIFYGLEPGWVVNLKDQCILKPNDAELQRFYAS, encoded by the exons ATGGGTTCTAGACAAATAACAGAAAAGTCATTAGCAATGCTGAGATCATTGCCAAGGGTATCATTAGGCAATATACGTGATAATCCTGGAAGTAAAAAAGAT TCTAAACGAGGACGAGGGCAACATGGTGGAGATAAACATGGTGCGGGAAATAAAGGTTCTGGTCAACGACAAAATTATATGAGGTTGGGATATGAAACTGGAAATAatcctttttatttaagaatgcCACAAGAACACTACTACAGAGGACATca TCTTCGCAGACAATACCCACCATTATCACTACTAGatgttcaaaaattaatagatagagaCTGCTTGGATATAACTAAACCTATAGATTTGGCAATGCTTGTTAAATCTGGACAGTACAATTTCTTTCCGGACCAGAAACATTTCGGAGTCAATCTAACAGATGAGGGTGCTGATATTTTTGCAGCCAAAGTAAACATTGAAGTTCAGTGGGCAAGTGAACAAGTCATAGCAGctattgaaaaaaatggaGGTGTTATAACAACTGCTTATTATGATCCACACAGCCTATTTCTGTTGAAAAACCctaaaaagttttttgaaAGTGGACAAGCTATCCCAAGGAGAATGATTCCACCACCAGATGCTATAGAATTTTACACAAGTGCAGAAACTCGAGGATATTTAGCTGATCCAGAAAGAGTATCACAAGAAAGGTTAAGATTAGCCCAGAAGTATGGATATGAAGTAAAGCAGTTGGAGAACGACCCACAGTATGAAATGTTAGTTGAAAGAAAGGATCCAAGACAAATTTTTTATGGTCTTGAACCAGGTTGggttgttaatttaaaagatcaATGTATTTTGAAACCTAATGATGCTGAATTACAACGCTTTTATGCATCTTAA
- the LOC119830160 gene encoding conserved oligomeric Golgi complex subunit 6, which translates to MENVYNNPIRMRINKIFDSHVIADNSEALHTISGLCSSDSAYMRRTLINEIEKKDLLVNKAILTEYSKVKDKLNILLESLRTLDVAVKDMSNRLNESKTKTHHIIAQTTKLNEERKKTNKKLTWVNAFVNNFQISPELNQHLYSTSTMSLNFFNSLSQIEKLQENCKMLVQCWYQTPAFDILELIGLQQEAAIERLYHWTIGACLVVDSPGNALIPKALAKFENRQVLFANIIDEYCNARKGVVVQLFIDVLTKGGENGSHPIEFYANDPKRYIGDILAWVYQVIPIEKEYLTTLFKFCTMPDKDEKIIDGLIRIMDSLCPLLKVRAELILKPDKDPLMLWSISNLITFYKHTIQNIFAKGHLIDTFDELLRKSEENFLMTLDSKVQKELSHGVKAPPLDLNPSVVVTDLVGFLRSLMNISNNLNNSDKKVIINHILDPLLHAINETACHLSSTDMSVYTLNCIYHIQCTLSLYTILDEYNERLQAQSEAQIDTLTSEQASFLVANLNMGPIYTILQEKISGPLSAIPGMDTASLKVFLNKFDMFLVTPDVYILPQLNLLLSHTHKSLVKKRAFEVIFAIYDQLYDAINDQNNGYVDPQIIVRRSPSEVKKLLM; encoded by the coding sequence ATGGAGAACGTGTATAATAATCCTATAAGAATgagaatcaataaaatatttgatagccACGTAATAGCCGATAATAGCGAAGCTTTACATACTATTTCTGGACTATGTTCCTCAGATTCTGCCTATATGAGAAGAACTTTGATCAATGAAATTGAGAAAAAGGACTTGCTCGTAAATAAAGCTATTTTGACAGAATATAGTAAGGTAAAAGACAAACTTAACATTTTGTTGGAATCACTAAGAACCTTAGATGTAGCTGTTAAAGATATGTCAAATAGATTAAATGAGTCTAAGACAAAAACACATCATATTATAGCCCAAACAACTAAACTCAATGAAGAAAggaagaaaacaaataaaaagcttaCTTGGGTTAATGcctttgttaataattttcaaatatcacCTGAACTTAATCAGCATCTATACAGTACTTCAACTATGTCACTAAACTTCTTTAATTCACTGTCCCAAATTGAGAAATTGCAAGAGAATTGTAAGATGCTTGTTCAGTGTTGGTATCAAACCCCAGCATTTGATATTTTAGAATTGATTGGACTCCAACAAGAAGCAGCTATTGAGAGATTATATCATTGGACTATTGGAGCATGCCTTGTTGTTGATTCTCCTGGTAATGCCTTAATTCCGAAGGCTTTagcaaaatttgaaaatagacAAGTTTTATTTGCCAACATAATTGATGAATATTGTAATGCAAGGAAGGGAGTTGTTGTGCAGTTATTTATTGATGTGCTGACCAAAGGGGGTGAAAATGGTTCACATCCAATTGAATTTTATGCCAATGATCCCAAGAGATATATTGGTGATATTTTGGCGTGGGTTTACCAAGTCATACCAATagaaaaagaatatttgacaacattatttaaattttgtacaatgCCAGATaaagatgaaaaaattattgatggGCTTATAAGGATAATGGATTCATTATGCCCTCTGCTTAAGGTTAGAGCTgaacttatattaaaaccaGATAAAGATCCATTAATGCTATGGTCTATAAGTAACCTGATCACATTTTACAAGcatacaatacaaaacatttttgctAAAGGTCATTTGATTGATACTTTTGATGAACTCTTGAGGAAAAGCGAAGAGAATTTCCTCATGACTCTAGATAGTAAAGTGCAAAAAGAATTAAGTCATGGAGTTAAAGCACCGCCTTTAGATTTGAATCCTTCTGTTGTTGTAACAGATTTGGTTGGGTTCTTGAGaagtttaatgaatatatctaataatttaaacaattcagATAAGAAAGTCATAATAAACCATATTTTAGACCCACTTTTGCATGCTATAAATGAAACAGCTTGTCATCTAAGCTCTACAGACATGTCTGTATATACATTGAACTGTATTTATCACATTCAATGCACATTGTCTCTGTATACTATTCTGGATGAATACAATGAAAGATTGCAAGCTCAATCAGAAGCACAAATTGATACATTAACGTCTGAGCAAGCTAGTTTTCTTGTagctaatttaaatatggGGCCTATTTACACAATCTTACAGGAAAAAATAAGCGGACCTCTCTCAGCTATACCTGGCATGGATACAGCTTCACTGAAGGTTTTtctgaataaatttgatatgtttttagtAACTCCAGATGTGTATATTCTACCTCAATTGAACTTGTTGCTTAGTCATACACATAAATCCTTGGTCAAAAAGAGAGCATTTGAGgttatttttgcaatttatgATCAATTATATGATGCAATCAATGATCAAAATAATGGTTATGTGGACCCACAAATAATAGTGCGTAGATCGCCTAGTGAAGTCAAGAAATTGTTAATGTAA